The proteins below are encoded in one region of Candidatus Saccharimonadales bacterium:
- a CDS encoding MarC family protein, translating to MAQLIISFLVLMNPFALFVYLLPLKRELGLSSFIQILLRASLISFIIYVLFALFGQQIFSTLLKIDFDSFRIFGGIVVASFALSFILQGKKSLITTRGELSSIAAEVALPFMVGAATITLSILIGRSLSVINAIATIGAAMSINAIIIVLLALFRQTLKNRMLEVFDKNMDIVLRVNGFFVGAIGVDLIITGIRGLTG from the coding sequence ATGGCTCAGCTTATCATCTCATTCTTAGTCTTAATGAATCCGTTCGCGCTTTTTGTCTATCTGTTGCCGTTAAAGCGGGAGTTAGGGCTGTCAAGCTTTATCCAGATTCTGTTGCGGGCCAGCTTAATCTCTTTCATCATCTATGTCCTCTTTGCTCTATTTGGACAGCAGATCTTCAGTACACTATTGAAGATAGACTTTGATTCATTTCGGATCTTCGGTGGAATAGTGGTGGCTAGTTTTGCCCTTAGCTTTATTCTACAAGGGAAAAAATCGTTGATTACGACTCGTGGCGAGCTATCCTCGATCGCAGCTGAAGTAGCGCTACCGTTTATGGTTGGTGCCGCTACTATTACTCTTAGCATCTTAATCGGTCGCTCACTCTCAGTTATAAATGCAATCGCTACCATCGGTGCCGCCATGAGCATTAACGCAATCATCATCGTGCTATTAGCTCTATTCCGTCAAACTTTAAAGAACCGCATGCTGGAGGTGTTCGATAAGAATATGGATATCGTTTTACGGGTGAACGGTTTTTTTGTCGGCGCCATTGGGGTCGACTTAATTATCACTGGTATCCGTGGCTTGACGGGATAG
- a CDS encoding CCA tRNA nucleotidyltransferase, translating into MDTALHNHPETDWPHYAAARRAADILNSAGFEAYIIGGAVRDILLGRTPKDFDLATNARPEDILACPEFVRSHYKDTAQAYGVTRVYVSVPKADSSSTHEIELEIATYRQDIEAHLGRTQTKIAFASLIDDLQRRDFTINALALDPISDQVVDQTGGIEDLGRKVVRFIGDPEQRIQEDPLRILRGIRLKVQLDFSFDPQTETALQTAIAHGKLADIAVDRVKFELSRLLMHPSRRQAIEELDRLGGLEQLLPELSATKAVPQPDNLHAEGDVFTHSLLSIGYLPDIVSPRLAWATLLHDIGKVPSYRSQSETGDRIRFDDHHRLGAELARTVLERLRFSTSFQSEVAWMIHYHLAIDELPQMRPRRAENFMHHSAFADLLELHRADAHAAWSKTASGVIDDGPGDFSRLERLWQEFQRQRKTHPPSLKDDLGIDGKWLQQQFDLSPGPLLGEVLMALEDAYLNHEIDNAEEAHKFATTWLQQSNP; encoded by the coding sequence ATGGATACAGCCCTGCATAACCACCCTGAAACCGACTGGCCCCACTATGCGGCCGCCCGGCGAGCGGCCGATATCTTAAATAGTGCCGGGTTTGAGGCTTACATCATCGGCGGTGCCGTCCGGGATATCCTACTCGGACGCACCCCAAAGGATTTCGACCTAGCCACTAATGCCCGACCGGAAGACATCCTAGCTTGTCCTGAGTTTGTGCGCTCTCACTACAAAGATACTGCCCAAGCCTACGGGGTGACGCGCGTCTACGTCTCTGTCCCGAAGGCCGACAGCTCTAGCACGCATGAGATCGAGCTCGAGATAGCTACCTACCGGCAGGATATCGAAGCGCACCTAGGACGCACTCAAACCAAGATTGCTTTCGCTTCCCTAATTGACGATCTGCAGCGCCGCGACTTTACTATTAACGCTCTAGCGCTTGACCCCATTAGCGACCAAGTAGTCGACCAGACCGGGGGTATCGAAGACCTTGGCCGTAAAGTAGTCCGCTTCATCGGCGACCCAGAGCAGCGAATTCAAGAGGACCCGCTGCGCATTCTCCGCGGTATCCGACTTAAGGTTCAGCTCGATTTCAGTTTCGACCCCCAGACGGAAACTGCCCTCCAAACAGCTATAGCTCACGGCAAACTTGCCGATATCGCCGTCGATCGGGTTAAATTTGAACTCAGCCGACTACTAATGCACCCTAGCCGTCGTCAGGCGATTGAAGAGCTCGATCGGTTGGGCGGGTTAGAACAGCTACTACCCGAACTATCCGCCACTAAAGCCGTACCTCAACCGGACAATCTGCACGCCGAAGGCGACGTATTTACCCATAGCTTGCTTAGTATCGGCTATCTACCTGATATCGTTTCGCCCCGCCTGGCCTGGGCGACTCTACTACATGACATCGGTAAGGTTCCGTCTTATCGCAGTCAGAGTGAGACCGGCGACCGAATTCGATTCGATGACCACCACCGTCTAGGAGCCGAGCTAGCCCGCACGGTACTTGAGCGGCTGCGTTTTTCTACCAGCTTTCAATCCGAGGTGGCTTGGATGATTCATTACCATCTAGCTATCGATGAGCTGCCTCAGATGCGGCCGCGACGAGCGGAGAACTTTATGCACCATTCCGCTTTTGCAGATCTCCTGGAGCTACATCGGGCCGACGCCCATGCCGCTTGGAGCAAGACCGCCAGTGGCGTGATCGATGATGGTCCCGGGGACTTTAGCCGCTTAGAGCGGCTCTGGCAGGAGTTCCAGCGACAGCGTAAAACCCACCCCCCTTCGCTGAAGGACGACCTTGGTATCGATGGCAAATGGCTGCAGCAGCAGTTCGATCTCTCCCCGGGCCCACTTCTTGGCGAAGTGCTAATGGCCCTCGAGGACGCCTACCTTAACCACGAGATTGATAATGCCGAGGAGGCGCACAAATTCGCTACTACTTGGCTGCAGCAATCTAACCCCTAG
- a CDS encoding replication-associated recombination protein A — MESTYTPLAEQMRPQELSDFIGQEHLLGPDGLVRQLAEQKQLSSLILWGPPGSGKTTLARILAQITEADFVEVSAVTARLEDVRQVIKRAEENQRLQLNTILFVDEIHRFNKAQQDAFLPHVESGLITLIGATTENPSFEVIRPLLSRSRVLVLEPLKPEEIKTIVRSAAKRLKSLSRLSSKGLEYLVEVSAGDARTALNTLELSLQISQGKQVTPKIVKTAAQTRIPGFDKAGEMHYNLISAFIKSLRGSDIDASLYYLARMLAAGEDPKFIARRLVIFASEDIGIAVNGALNLAVATFEAVERIGLPEAQYSLFHCASVLARSPKSRAVADAMGAALQAAKAYPDAPVPLHVRNAPTQLMKDLGYGQDYKWQADFKPEAGFLPQELEDTAIWPAAE; from the coding sequence ATGGAGTCGACGTACACCCCACTAGCTGAACAGATGCGCCCACAGGAGCTAAGCGACTTTATCGGCCAAGAACATCTTTTGGGCCCAGACGGACTAGTCCGTCAATTGGCCGAGCAGAAGCAGCTCAGCTCGCTCATCCTCTGGGGACCACCGGGCAGTGGCAAGACGACACTGGCCCGCATTCTAGCCCAGATCACCGAGGCCGATTTTGTCGAGGTCAGTGCAGTCACCGCTCGACTGGAAGATGTACGCCAAGTGATTAAGCGAGCCGAGGAGAACCAACGCTTACAGCTCAACACTATCCTCTTTGTCGATGAAATCCATCGCTTCAACAAGGCTCAGCAAGACGCCTTCCTGCCCCACGTAGAAAGCGGGCTTATCACTCTCATTGGTGCTACCACTGAGAATCCCAGTTTCGAAGTTATCCGTCCACTACTCTCCCGCAGCCGTGTACTAGTGCTAGAGCCGCTCAAGCCAGAAGAGATTAAAACGATCGTCCGCAGTGCGGCTAAACGGCTAAAGTCGCTTAGCCGTCTCAGCTCCAAGGGACTGGAATATCTAGTAGAGGTCTCAGCCGGAGACGCTCGGACCGCTCTTAACACCCTAGAACTAAGTCTGCAGATTAGTCAGGGTAAGCAGGTGACCCCAAAGATAGTAAAGACGGCGGCACAGACTCGTATCCCTGGCTTCGATAAGGCTGGCGAGATGCACTACAACCTTATCTCCGCCTTTATAAAATCACTGCGCGGTAGTGATATCGACGCTTCGCTCTACTATCTAGCCCGCATGTTAGCGGCCGGAGAGGATCCCAAATTTATCGCCCGCCGTCTGGTCATATTTGCCAGCGAAGACATCGGTATCGCGGTAAACGGCGCGCTGAACTTAGCCGTAGCAACTTTCGAAGCGGTCGAGCGCATCGGTCTGCCGGAAGCCCAGTACAGTCTTTTTCACTGTGCTAGTGTGCTGGCCCGTTCGCCCAAGTCCCGTGCCGTAGCCGATGCCATGGGAGCAGCGTTACAGGCGGCCAAAGCCTACCCGGACGCTCCAGTTCCTCTACATGTCCGTAACGCCCCGACCCAACTAATGAAAGATCTCGGTTACGGCCAAGACTATAAGTGGCAGGCCGATTTTAAGCCCGAAGCCGGCTTTCTACCCCAAGAGCTAGAGGATACTGCTATCTGGCCGGCAGCAGAGTAG
- a CDS encoding cytochrome b5 domain-containing protein, translating into MNKKILAVLVLAVVAAVAYGAWLFFDQSESDTYTMSEVAEHDTAEDCWLVIDGTVYDATDYLDEHPPGSDSIERSCGLDVTAGFEAVRAHSAEAEALLSGYRIGELAE; encoded by the coding sequence ATGAATAAAAAGATCCTAGCGGTATTAGTATTAGCAGTAGTGGCTGCGGTAGCCTATGGGGCTTGGCTTTTCTTCGACCAGAGTGAGAGCGACACTTATACAATGAGTGAAGTGGCCGAACACGATACAGCGGAAGACTGCTGGTTAGTCATCGACGGCACAGTTTACGATGCTACCGATTATCTAGATGAGCACCCACCGGGAAGCGATTCGATCGAGCGCAGTTGTGGCCTAGATGTTACCGCAGGATTTGAAGCTGTGCGAGCTCATTCAGCCGAGGCTGAAGCATTACTTAGCGGTTATCGTATCGGCGAGCTAGCCGAGTAG
- a CDS encoding D-alanyl-D-alanine carboxypeptidase family protein — translation MRKLRLISGVILVFAALAYGSWWYTDQANTATANSRPTSDVTITASQAEQWVAAWYAADLAAAELLTTPPAITGDNAADTRIQQLAERRGYRLQPVAEGELVEYEGVELQPVVIPAWKELRAIAEAEGLRLGLAAGYSSIETERQLFLAELEARAEALIGRSYTSAQIASGTADVIINDILRSQPAPGYSKHHAGYAIDISDLSLEGSELNFRDGPVYAWLAADAYANARRFGFLPSYPAGGPSQELDRGEPNEFIWVDIICINAECSE, via the coding sequence ATGAGAAAGCTACGTCTTATAAGCGGTGTAATCCTAGTCTTTGCAGCTCTAGCATACGGTAGTTGGTGGTATACCGATCAGGCTAACACTGCCACGGCTAATTCTCGGCCAACAAGTGACGTTACTATTACGGCTAGCCAAGCCGAGCAGTGGGTGGCCGCTTGGTATGCGGCTGACCTAGCCGCCGCAGAACTTCTGACCACTCCGCCGGCTATTACCGGTGATAATGCAGCCGATACGCGCATTCAGCAACTAGCTGAGCGCCGTGGTTATCGCCTCCAGCCTGTAGCGGAGGGCGAGTTGGTCGAGTATGAAGGGGTGGAGCTACAGCCGGTGGTGATCCCGGCATGGAAAGAGCTAAGAGCTATAGCTGAGGCCGAGGGTTTACGTCTCGGTCTGGCAGCCGGTTACAGCTCGATCGAGACAGAGCGTCAGCTGTTCTTAGCCGAACTAGAGGCGCGGGCAGAGGCACTTATCGGCCGAAGTTATACCTCGGCTCAGATTGCTAGTGGTACGGCCGATGTCATAATTAACGATATCCTGCGCTCTCAGCCCGCGCCGGGCTACTCGAAACATCACGCTGGTTATGCTATAGATATTAGCGACTTGAGCCTAGAGGGCTCTGAGCTCAATTTTCGTGATGGTCCGGTCTATGCTTGGTTAGCAGCCGATGCTTATGCTAACGCTCGGCGCTTCGGTTTTCTACCTAGCTATCCGGCTGGTGGGCCAAGTCAGGAACTGGATAGGGGTGAGCCAAATGAGTTTATCTGGGTGGATATAATTTGCATCAATGCGGAGTGTAGCGAATAG
- a CDS encoding choice-of-anchor U domain-containing protein codes for MPVLQLAALRVKTHRPHFAALHLVAIGVLVLSTWASSMLYGGDNVRAAAPVEITNCTELENISLDLAGDYVLANDIDCAPSDGAVHYSEDFEGGGAGWVSSGTNDTWSLLDETCDREDVAAAPFNFDSTVHGSNGKAGPDCLGGNEETSTLTSPAIGLPVVSNLYLRFDSWAYDQGGKCTDDSADDTKDVALVVNGGPAQILNDCYALHPNSAAQDELGAHTWWFDLSAYAGETIELSFHYQTQDNDLGFELGWFIDNVAITETDFFEPIGTTGDSFDGTLDGDDHTISNLLIEETGDYVGLFGYTGATAEIKNVGLTSGNLFTTGSYAGGLVGFNAGTLENVYANLDVRGANNIGGLVGSSSGEISQASAGGEVIGEDFVGGLVGEVNGSVSYSSATGQVSLPGNCCAGGLIGALYGTVDNSYARGKVSSDGLSGNQGGLVGVSTGMLTNSYATGVVTGTLPLGGLIATDVGSVVNSFWDMETSGLTTSAGGEGKSTADMLDVATYTTDLASAAWDFDMIWRIDPLFNDGYPYLWWQAVEPDPELHRYGFTNPITGNYVVLEADVGCEIISATMTPETSNQLKDVAFDYPHGLMNFVIDCRTPGYTTTITQYHYDVVGEYNLRKYDPNIPAYFTVSDSTLTATTNSGQPVLVVVHQVTDGGELDIDSISDGIITDPIGLAVNVVGVPNTGLGGGR; via the coding sequence ATGCCGGTGCTACAACTAGCGGCTTTGAGAGTTAAAACCCATCGACCTCATTTTGCGGCCCTGCATCTAGTTGCGATCGGGGTGCTAGTACTTTCTACTTGGGCTAGCAGCATGCTCTATGGCGGCGATAACGTGCGGGCTGCGGCTCCGGTGGAGATTACTAACTGCACCGAGTTAGAGAATATCAGTTTGGATCTGGCCGGTGATTACGTACTGGCTAACGATATCGACTGCGCCCCTAGCGATGGTGCAGTGCACTACAGTGAAGACTTTGAGGGTGGTGGGGCCGGCTGGGTTAGTAGTGGTACTAATGATACTTGGAGCCTGCTCGATGAGACTTGTGACCGAGAGGATGTGGCGGCGGCACCATTTAACTTCGATTCGACGGTGCATGGCAGTAACGGTAAGGCCGGCCCCGACTGCTTAGGTGGTAACGAGGAGACAAGTACGCTGACTAGTCCAGCCATCGGTCTACCGGTAGTTAGTAATCTCTACCTACGCTTTGACTCGTGGGCGTACGATCAAGGCGGTAAGTGTACCGATGATAGTGCAGACGACACTAAAGATGTGGCGCTAGTGGTTAACGGTGGTCCGGCTCAGATCTTAAACGACTGCTACGCTCTTCATCCTAATAGTGCCGCTCAGGATGAGCTGGGTGCTCATACCTGGTGGTTTGACCTGTCAGCTTATGCCGGGGAAACTATTGAGCTTAGCTTCCATTATCAGACTCAAGATAACGATCTCGGCTTTGAGTTAGGCTGGTTCATCGATAATGTTGCGATTACCGAGACCGATTTCTTTGAACCGATCGGTACCACGGGGGATAGCTTCGACGGTACACTCGATGGAGATGATCACACTATTTCGAACTTGCTGATAGAGGAGACCGGTGATTACGTCGGTTTGTTTGGTTATACCGGTGCAACTGCCGAGATTAAAAACGTCGGGCTCACGAGCGGCAACCTATTTACCACTGGGAGTTATGCTGGTGGTCTAGTCGGATTTAATGCAGGAACTTTAGAGAACGTTTACGCTAATCTCGATGTACGTGGGGCAAATAACATCGGCGGCTTAGTCGGCAGTAGCTCCGGGGAGATCTCGCAGGCTTCTGCCGGCGGTGAGGTAATCGGTGAGGATTTCGTTGGCGGCTTAGTCGGTGAAGTAAACGGTAGTGTGAGCTACTCTTCAGCTACCGGTCAGGTCAGCCTACCCGGTAATTGCTGCGCAGGCGGCCTGATCGGGGCCCTCTACGGTACGGTAGATAACTCTTACGCCCGGGGCAAGGTATCGAGTGACGGTCTGAGCGGTAACCAAGGCGGCTTAGTCGGCGTCAGCACTGGCATGCTGACTAATTCCTACGCCACTGGAGTGGTGACCGGCACATTACCACTGGGCGGTCTGATCGCTACTGATGTAGGCAGTGTGGTTAACTCCTTTTGGGATATGGAGACCTCCGGCCTGACAACCAGCGCCGGCGGGGAAGGCAAGTCTACAGCTGATATGCTAGATGTCGCTACGTATACCACAGATCTGGCTAGTGCGGCTTGGGATTTCGATATGATTTGGCGTATCGATCCTTTATTTAACGATGGCTATCCTTACCTTTGGTGGCAGGCTGTCGAGCCGGATCCGGAGTTGCACCGCTACGGTTTTACCAATCCGATTACCGGCAACTATGTAGTTCTAGAGGCCGACGTCGGTTGTGAGATTATCTCAGCTACTATGACACCTGAGACCAGTAATCAGCTAAAGGACGTGGCTTTCGATTACCCTCACGGTTTAATGAATTTTGTAATCGATTGCCGCACGCCGGGCTATACGACTACAATCACGCAGTATCACTACGATGTAGTTGGGGAGTACAATCTGCGTAAATATGATCCTAATATTCCCGCCTATTTTACGGTGAGTGATTCGACTCTAACGGCCACTACTAACTCTGGACAGCCAGTCCTAGTAGTAGTTCACCAGGTGACGGATGGCGGCGAGCTCGATATCGATAGTATAAGCGATGGTATCATCACCGACCCGATCGGCCTGGCCGTTAATGTAGTCGGGGTACCTAATACTGGCCTCGGTGGGGGCAGGTAA
- a CDS encoding RNA-binding protein, protein MAKLYVGNLPYRTTEEALGEHFAQAGTVVSVAVITDRETGRSKGFGFVEMSSDEEAEAAVAQLNEKEFEGRNLRVDLARPKQ, encoded by the coding sequence ATGGCAAAACTATATGTCGGCAATCTGCCGTATCGAACAACTGAGGAAGCCCTCGGAGAGCACTTCGCTCAAGCTGGAACTGTCGTTTCAGTAGCGGTCATCACTGACCGTGAGACCGGACGCTCAAAGGGATTCGGATTCGTGGAAATGTCCAGCGATGAAGAAGCTGAAGCAGCCGTTGCTCAGTTGAACGAAAAAGAGTTTGAAGGCCGCAACCTACGGGTTGACCTCGCTCGACCTAAGCAATAA
- a CDS encoding ABC transporter permease, whose protein sequence is MRNMFTLGRRVLNQLFRDKWFLIFSLAAPVLIIIVLRVFFDTLPEQMPVEELVVALAATVVFIITFVLCMISVVEERVNGTLERMYVNGVSRPTIIVGYVLGYLVLATVQTAIVIAMILGLFDLSYSISVLVWLFATIWLLALASVALGVLISSFVRRQVQIIPFIPLVLLPTIFLSGIMVDPTQLPLPAQIVGRATPLYYANNAIQEATGGQDLAIIWPQIAALVGVIAIFLFLASRTLKTVE, encoded by the coding sequence ATGCGTAATATGTTCACGCTCGGCCGCCGGGTGCTCAACCAGCTTTTCCGGGACAAGTGGTTTCTGATCTTCTCCTTGGCTGCACCGGTACTTATCATTATCGTTTTACGGGTATTTTTCGACACTCTACCGGAGCAGATGCCGGTTGAGGAGCTGGTAGTGGCCTTAGCAGCTACGGTCGTCTTCATCATCACGTTCGTACTCTGCATGATATCTGTGGTGGAAGAGCGAGTTAACGGCACTCTGGAGCGGATGTATGTTAATGGGGTATCGCGGCCGACTATCATCGTCGGTTATGTCCTGGGCTACCTCGTCCTAGCTACGGTTCAGACCGCTATCGTAATCGCGATGATTCTAGGTTTGTTCGATCTCAGCTATAGCATCAGTGTGCTGGTCTGGCTGTTTGCGACGATCTGGCTACTTGCTTTAGCCTCGGTCGCCCTCGGAGTGTTAATTTCTAGCTTCGTCCGGCGTCAGGTGCAGATTATCCCGTTTATCCCGCTGGTATTACTACCGACCATCTTCCTCTCCGGTATCATGGTCGACCCTACTCAGCTACCCCTGCCGGCCCAGATTGTTGGTCGAGCTACGCCGCTATACTATGCTAATAACGCTATTCAGGAAGCTACCGGAGGTCAAGATCTAGCGATAATCTGGCCTCAGATTGCAGCCCTAGTGGGTGTGATCGCTATCTTCCTCTTTTTAGCTTCGCGGACACTTAAAACGGTCGAATAA
- a CDS encoding ABC transporter ATP-binding protein, with protein sequence MLVIKLDNLTKTFGTTTALRNFSLEIESGQVVGLLGPNGAGKSTLIKSLAGGVRPSAGGVEVFGQNPLRQRRQLAHRFGYMPQAACLYEDLSVRDNIRFFARLHSAQVSTAAIDELLEFLGMSEKRDERVQHLSGGMKTRVSLACAMIHQPNILFLDEPTAGLDLSLKRILWSLFKRLAGEGKTLLISTHLMDEALLCDRLAIIREGQLLVHDTPAQIIARGQVKIELEQPDGKQISQSVAADPVAIADFLHDYGLDPKVKRLSVERESLEDITIAIVDGEQE encoded by the coding sequence ATGTTGGTAATTAAGTTAGACAATCTAACCAAGACCTTTGGTACTACAACGGCTCTGCGAAACTTCTCACTAGAGATCGAAAGTGGACAGGTGGTGGGGCTACTGGGCCCGAATGGAGCCGGTAAATCTACCTTAATTAAGTCATTAGCCGGTGGTGTCCGGCCCAGCGCTGGCGGGGTAGAAGTCTTCGGCCAGAACCCCCTCAGGCAGCGACGACAACTGGCCCATCGCTTTGGCTATATGCCTCAAGCTGCCTGTCTGTACGAGGATCTATCAGTACGGGATAACATTCGCTTTTTCGCTCGGCTACATAGCGCCCAGGTTTCCACCGCTGCAATCGATGAACTGCTGGAGTTTTTAGGCATGAGTGAGAAGCGGGACGAACGGGTGCAGCACTTATCCGGGGGTATGAAGACTCGAGTCTCGCTGGCTTGCGCTATGATCCATCAGCCCAACATCCTTTTTCTCGATGAGCCGACGGCTGGACTCGACCTCTCGTTGAAGCGGATTCTGTGGAGCTTATTTAAGCGCTTGGCTGGAGAGGGCAAGACACTTCTGATCAGTACACATCTGATGGACGAAGCGCTACTGTGTGATCGTTTAGCTATTATTCGGGAGGGTCAGCTGCTAGTTCATGATACTCCGGCGCAGATAATTGCCCGGGGGCAAGTCAAAATCGAACTAGAGCAGCCGGACGGGAAGCAGATCAGTCAGTCAGTAGCAGCTGATCCGGTGGCTATCGCAGACTTCCTGCATGATTATGGCCTGGACCCTAAGGTAAAACGGCTCAGCGTCGAGCGGGAATCGCTGGAGGATATTACTATCGCTATTGTAGATGGAGAGCAGGAATAG
- a CDS encoding class F sortase, translating into MGAGNDLVVQSKLSPLQSETVISLVLILLTVVVLGYLPSPNTTSEATAPTPLTYSTDRPSEERPTKDRYQWRGGAADPKYIELPTIKSEGFIQPVGVDQYEQVAVPDNIHLAGWFSESVRPGKPGLSIIDGHVDGRSSDGIFKRLAQLAVGDNYNIELGDGRKVSFKVTAVQTVATHAAADVLFSQSPGIKRQLNLITCGGSFDSGAREYEQRVIVSSEAQL; encoded by the coding sequence GTGGGGGCAGGTAATGATTTGGTAGTCCAGTCTAAGTTATCCCCGCTGCAGTCCGAAACCGTGATAAGTCTGGTGCTAATTTTACTCACTGTAGTTGTGCTAGGTTACTTACCTTCGCCCAACACGACCAGCGAGGCCACGGCCCCTACGCCCCTTACTTATTCGACCGATCGGCCGAGCGAAGAGCGGCCCACTAAGGACCGTTACCAGTGGCGCGGTGGGGCGGCAGACCCTAAATATATCGAGCTACCGACCATTAAGAGCGAAGGCTTCATCCAGCCGGTGGGCGTAGACCAATATGAGCAAGTCGCGGTACCGGACAACATTCACCTGGCCGGCTGGTTCAGCGAGAGCGTACGGCCAGGTAAGCCAGGGTTGAGCATTATCGACGGACACGTCGATGGTCGCAGCAGTGACGGTATATTCAAACGGCTGGCTCAGTTAGCGGTGGGGGACAACTACAATATCGAGCTTGGTGATGGACGCAAAGTGTCGTTTAAGGTTACTGCCGTGCAAACAGTCGCTACTCACGCTGCTGCCGATGTATTGTTCTCGCAGAGCCCCGGTATCAAACGTCAGCTTAACTTAATCACTTGCGGGGGTAGCTTTGACTCCGGCGCACGGGAGTATGAGCAGAGGGTGATCGTTAGCTCAGAAGCGCAGCTTTAA